A genomic segment from Kyrpidia tusciae DSM 2912 encodes:
- the ribD gene encoding bifunctional diaminohydroxyphosphoribosylaminopyrimidine deaminase/5-amino-6-(5-phosphoribosylamino)uracil reductase RibD translates to MGLTDEDWMRWALQLAASARGQTSPNPMVGAVIVKDGELVGQGAHLKAGGPHAEVHALRMAGEKARGATVYVTLEPCDHHGRTPPCSRALIEHGVARVVVAMVDPNPLVAGGGIRRLRQAGVKVEVGLLEKDARALNRGFIQRMTRGRPWVIAKIAMTLDAQIATRTGESRWITGEKAREKVHELRSRVDAVVTGVGTVIADDPRLTARPPGGGLPRQPLRVVLDSRLRIPADAQILSTVSAPTVVCAGRGLAPAERVAELAARGVDVWLIDPDSQGGLDLRQVFGRLGEAGVNTALVEAGGRLQGSVFRSGLVDEVVFFLAPKLLMGSGIPALAGEGVERLAQSAQLEITGVETVGEDLKVTALVRRAEKGR, encoded by the coding sequence ATGGGGTTGACAGATGAAGACTGGATGCGGTGGGCTCTGCAGTTAGCCGCCTCTGCCCGGGGACAGACCAGCCCCAACCCCATGGTTGGCGCGGTGATCGTGAAGGACGGGGAACTCGTGGGCCAAGGGGCCCATCTCAAGGCTGGCGGTCCTCACGCAGAGGTGCACGCCTTGCGCATGGCCGGGGAGAAGGCCCGGGGGGCCACGGTTTACGTGACCCTAGAACCCTGTGATCACCACGGGCGTACGCCCCCCTGTAGCCGGGCGCTGATTGAGCATGGGGTGGCCCGGGTGGTGGTGGCGATGGTGGACCCCAATCCGTTGGTGGCGGGAGGGGGTATCCGGCGTCTCCGGCAAGCCGGAGTGAAGGTGGAAGTCGGCCTTTTGGAGAAGGATGCCAGGGCCCTGAATCGGGGGTTTATTCAACGGATGACCCGGGGCCGGCCTTGGGTGATCGCCAAGATCGCCATGACGTTGGATGCCCAGATTGCGACCCGGACTGGTGAGAGTCGGTGGATTACCGGGGAGAAGGCCCGGGAGAAGGTGCACGAGCTTCGGTCCCGGGTGGACGCCGTGGTGACGGGGGTTGGCACGGTGATTGCGGATGATCCCCGATTGACCGCCCGCCCTCCCGGTGGAGGACTTCCCCGGCAACCCCTTCGGGTGGTGCTGGACAGTCGGCTCCGGATCCCCGCGGATGCGCAGATCCTGAGCACTGTTTCGGCGCCGACGGTGGTGTGCGCCGGCCGGGGGTTGGCGCCGGCCGAGCGCGTCGCTGAACTTGCCGCGAGAGGGGTGGATGTCTGGCTGATCGATCCGGATTCCCAAGGGGGGTTGGATCTACGACAGGTGTTCGGGCGCCTGGGTGAGGCCGGGGTGAACACCGCGCTGGTGGAGGCCGGCGGGCGGCTACAAGGCAGCGTCTTCCGCAGCGGATTGGTGGACGAAGTGGTGTTTTTCTTGGCGCCGAAGCTGTTGATGGGGAGTGGAATCCCCGCCCTTGCCGGGGAGGGCGTCGAACGGCTGGCCCAGAGCGCCCAATTGGAGATCACTGGG
- a CDS encoding D-alanyl-D-alanine carboxypeptidase family protein, whose product MRIAVRWMTILALVIWVWSGSRGSVPARADQADGPPDLAVRSAVLMDMKTGQVLYAKNPDEPHYPASITKILTAIVALERGQLNDRITTSRLATLQDGNRIYLVEGEEHSLEELLYGMMLNSGNDAAVAIAEHYGGSVAGFAAMMNATAKEIGALHTHFTNPNGLHDPNHVTTAYDMCLIGRYAMQNPIFRQIVATKTYPWHGKEWESELVNINRMLWTYPGATGIKTGYTDQAQQTMVVSATRGNESLIATLMDIPGQEAMREEASKLLDWGFQHFATQRLASAGEAAETVQLPGHQTANALLSRSVWYTFAQGTAPQVTRNIELDKPKLPLQKGAVVGQAVFSVDGRTIATVPLVSDRAVNPPPWSWRWLLGAVPGVLLMIPLWRIRSRQRKPLTRPYHHL is encoded by the coding sequence ATGCGCATCGCCGTTCGATGGATGACGATCCTAGCATTGGTCATATGGGTATGGAGCGGTTCCCGAGGCTCCGTGCCGGCCAGGGCAGATCAGGCCGACGGTCCTCCAGATCTCGCGGTGCGTTCCGCTGTTTTGATGGACATGAAAACCGGCCAGGTTCTTTATGCCAAGAACCCCGACGAACCCCATTATCCAGCAAGCATCACCAAAATCCTCACCGCCATCGTCGCCCTGGAACGGGGGCAGCTGAACGACCGAATCACCACCAGCCGCCTGGCCACCCTACAGGATGGCAACCGGATTTATTTAGTTGAAGGAGAAGAGCACAGCCTCGAAGAACTGCTGTACGGCATGATGCTCAACTCTGGCAATGATGCCGCCGTGGCCATTGCCGAACACTACGGTGGCTCCGTGGCGGGCTTCGCCGCGATGATGAACGCCACAGCTAAAGAAATCGGCGCTCTCCACACCCATTTTACCAATCCCAACGGTCTCCATGACCCGAATCACGTCACCACGGCCTATGATATGTGCCTCATCGGGCGGTATGCGATGCAGAACCCGATCTTCCGCCAAATCGTGGCCACCAAGACCTATCCGTGGCACGGCAAGGAATGGGAATCGGAACTGGTCAATATTAATCGGATGCTGTGGACCTATCCCGGGGCAACAGGAATCAAAACGGGGTATACCGACCAGGCCCAACAAACCATGGTGGTGAGTGCCACCCGGGGCAACGAGTCCTTGATCGCCACCCTGATGGACATACCCGGACAGGAAGCTATGCGTGAAGAGGCCTCCAAACTGCTCGATTGGGGTTTTCAACACTTTGCCACCCAGCGGTTGGCGTCCGCCGGAGAAGCCGCTGAAACCGTGCAGTTGCCGGGTCATCAGACCGCGAACGCTCTCCTATCGCGCAGCGTATGGTACACTTTCGCTCAAGGGACAGCCCCCCAGGTCACCCGCAACATTGAGCTCGATAAGCCGAAGCTCCCCTTGCAAAAGGGTGCCGTCGTAGGACAGGCTGTTTTCTCGGTAGACGGACGGACCATCGCCACCGTGCCTTTGGTGAGTGACCGCGCCGTCAATCCGCCCCCCTGGTCCTGGCGGTGGCTGTTAGGGGCCGTTCCCGGGGTACTCTTGATGATCCCCCTGTGGAGAATCCGGAGCCGCCAACGAAAACCTTTGACCCGTCCGTACCACCACCTGTGA
- the lysA gene encoding diaminopimelate decarboxylase, which yields MPSLGTRRVNDRGHLEIGGCDTVELAERFGTPLYVFDEVLLRETCREFHAAFRKAGLRYQVAYAGKAFCTQAMCRLVEEEGLHLDVVSAGELHTALTAGFPPEKIHLHGNNKSRDELIYGLRAGIGGFVVDNFYELDLLAELAERQGKRPNILLRVTPGVEAHTHEYIQTGQQDTKFGFDLASGQAEAAVRRAQRARGVNLVGLHCHIGSQIFETEGFVLAVERMMEFYARAVNEWGASLRILNVGGGFGIRYVEEDRPLPVEAYIAAIADAVKGEALRRGVAVPEVWVEPGRRIAGPAGTTLYTVGARKEIPGVRRYIAVDGGMADNPRPIIYQARYEAVVANRAGEPVEELAAVAGKFCETGDMLIWDTPLARAVPGDILAVFGTGAYTYSMASNYNRAPRPAVVFVRDGRADVVVRRETLDDLIRLDQIPERMRKEQHPVS from the coding sequence GTGCCTTCTTTGGGGACGCGTCGGGTAAACGATCGGGGACACCTGGAGATCGGCGGGTGCGATACGGTAGAATTGGCCGAGCGCTTTGGAACCCCGTTATATGTGTTTGATGAGGTGCTGCTGAGAGAGACCTGTCGGGAGTTTCACGCGGCTTTTCGCAAGGCGGGACTGCGCTATCAGGTGGCTTATGCCGGGAAGGCTTTTTGTACCCAGGCCATGTGCAGGCTCGTGGAGGAAGAAGGCCTTCACCTCGATGTGGTGTCGGCCGGGGAGTTGCATACGGCGCTGACCGCGGGGTTTCCCCCGGAGAAGATTCATCTGCACGGGAACAACAAGAGCCGGGATGAACTGATCTACGGCCTCCGGGCCGGGATTGGTGGATTTGTGGTGGATAATTTTTATGAGCTCGATCTTTTGGCGGAATTGGCCGAGCGCCAGGGGAAGCGCCCGAACATCCTGCTGCGGGTGACCCCGGGCGTCGAGGCCCACACCCACGAATACATCCAGACGGGTCAGCAGGATACGAAATTCGGCTTTGACTTGGCGAGCGGACAAGCTGAAGCGGCGGTCCGCCGCGCCCAAAGGGCGCGGGGGGTGAACTTGGTAGGCCTTCATTGTCATATCGGCTCGCAGATCTTTGAGACTGAAGGGTTCGTTCTCGCTGTTGAGCGGATGATGGAGTTTTACGCCCGGGCCGTCAATGAGTGGGGCGCGTCGCTGCGGATCCTGAATGTCGGGGGCGGATTCGGCATTCGGTATGTGGAAGAGGATCGGCCCCTCCCGGTAGAGGCGTACATTGCGGCGATCGCCGATGCCGTGAAAGGGGAGGCCCTGAGGCGCGGGGTGGCGGTCCCCGAGGTATGGGTGGAGCCCGGGCGGCGGATTGCGGGGCCGGCGGGCACCACGTTGTACACAGTGGGAGCGCGGAAAGAGATCCCCGGGGTGCGCCGGTATATCGCCGTGGACGGAGGGATGGCGGACAACCCGCGTCCCATTATCTATCAAGCTCGTTACGAGGCTGTGGTGGCCAACCGGGCCGGGGAACCCGTTGAGGAATTGGCGGCGGTGGCGGGGAAGTTCTGCGAAACCGGCGATATGCTGATCTGGGATACGCCCCTGGCGCGCGCGGTGCCCGGGGATATCCTGGCGGTTTTCGGCACCGGAGCGTACACGTACTCGATGGCGAGCAACTATAATCGCGCCCCCCGGCCGGCGGTGGTGTTCGTGCGAGACGGGCGGGCGGACGTGGTGGTGCGCCGGGAGACTTTGGATGATCTCATTCGGCTCGACCAGATCCCCGAACGGATGAGAAAGGAGCAGCATCCGGTGTCTTGA
- the spoVAE gene encoding stage V sporulation protein AE, with protein MIYVWAFVVGGLICVIGQLLMDVGRLTPAHTMTILVVSGAILDGLNLYDPLIQLAGAGATVPITSFGHALTHGALVEAGQHGIIGVITGIFEVTSAGISSAIVFSFLAALVFKPKG; from the coding sequence ATGATTTATGTCTGGGCATTCGTGGTGGGCGGCCTGATCTGCGTGATCGGACAACTGCTGATGGACGTGGGCCGGTTGACCCCGGCCCACACCATGACAATCCTGGTGGTCAGCGGGGCTATCCTGGACGGGTTGAACCTGTACGATCCGCTGATCCAGCTCGCTGGGGCCGGGGCCACGGTCCCCATCACAAGCTTCGGGCACGCCCTCACCCACGGAGCGTTGGTGGAAGCCGGACAACACGGGATCATCGGGGTCATCACGGGAATCTTCGAGGTGACCAGCGCGGGCATTTCCAGCGCCATTGTTTTCAGTTTCCTTGCGGCCTTGGTATTTAAGCCGAAAGGTTAA
- the spoVAD gene encoding stage V sporulation protein AD: MARSVGGQTWQFDRVFLAGEAAAVGPKEGEGPLRDDFDGIFPTPYAGQPNWEKAEQTFLQYAFDKALEKSGKRKEDVGLFVAGDLMNQITTSTFVARSLATPYLGVFSACATIGEALAVAALAVDSEAETLVAAGTASHNATAERQYRYPTEYGAQKTDTAPCTVSGGGVALLARDSAGGPGRVRLTFATLGKVIDLGAKDPMDMAAAMGPAAADTLAAHFSDLNRQPSDYDLIVTGDLGFHGMPVLREWFSRYGYDLGDRYADCGALIYSPTQPEVFNGGSGSACCAVVTFGHLVRRLRRGELRRVLVAATGALHSTVSAQQGETIPTICHAVVLERED, from the coding sequence GTGGCCCGGTCGGTGGGAGGTCAGACGTGGCAGTTTGATCGGGTGTTTCTGGCCGGGGAGGCGGCGGCGGTGGGGCCGAAGGAAGGCGAGGGGCCGCTGAGGGACGATTTTGACGGGATTTTTCCCACTCCCTATGCCGGGCAGCCGAATTGGGAGAAGGCCGAGCAAACTTTTCTCCAATACGCTTTCGACAAAGCCTTGGAGAAGTCCGGGAAGCGCAAAGAAGATGTGGGATTGTTCGTTGCCGGTGACCTCATGAATCAGATCACCACTTCCACCTTTGTGGCCCGTTCCCTTGCTACCCCCTATCTTGGGGTGTTCAGCGCCTGTGCGACCATCGGCGAGGCTTTGGCGGTGGCCGCTTTGGCGGTGGATAGCGAGGCGGAAACTCTGGTGGCGGCGGGTACGGCCAGCCATAACGCCACGGCGGAGCGGCAGTATCGGTATCCGACTGAGTACGGGGCCCAGAAAACGGACACTGCCCCCTGCACGGTATCCGGGGGCGGAGTGGCACTCTTGGCCCGGGACTCGGCTGGTGGTCCCGGCAGGGTTCGATTGACCTTCGCTACCCTCGGTAAAGTGATCGATTTGGGCGCGAAGGATCCGATGGACATGGCCGCGGCCATGGGCCCGGCGGCCGCCGATACGTTGGCGGCACATTTCTCGGACCTGAACCGCCAGCCTTCGGATTATGATCTCATCGTCACCGGGGATCTGGGATTTCACGGCATGCCGGTGCTGCGGGAATGGTTCAGCCGGTACGGTTACGATCTCGGGGATCGGTACGCCGATTGCGGCGCTCTGATTTACTCACCGACCCAGCCCGAAGTGTTTAATGGGGGCAGCGGATCGGCCTGTTGTGCAGTGGTGACCTTTGGCCACCTGGTTCGCCGGCTTCGTCGGGGGGAACTGCGGCGGGTGCTCGTTGCCGCCACCGGAGCTCTTCATTCGACAGTATCGGCCCAGCAGGGGGAAACGATTCCGACGATCTGTCACGCGGTCGTCTTGGAGCGGGAGGATTGA
- the spoVAC gene encoding stage V sporulation protein AC, translating into MSVGTPDDKRLQKEYQMVVKRHRPPVPAARNALRAFVVGGLVCDLGQFIQYLYMRVGGFDREAAANPTAATLVFAAILLTGLGLYDRFAQWAGAGSAVPITGFANAMSSSAIEAKSEGLVLGVGANMFKVAGPVIVFGVVAAFFVTLIRAVLPRIIG; encoded by the coding sequence ATGAGCGTCGGAACGCCGGATGATAAGCGATTGCAGAAAGAGTATCAAATGGTCGTCAAACGGCATCGCCCTCCTGTACCGGCGGCGCGCAATGCCCTTCGGGCTTTCGTCGTGGGGGGACTGGTCTGCGATCTTGGACAGTTCATCCAGTACTTGTACATGCGCGTCGGGGGATTTGACCGAGAAGCGGCGGCCAATCCCACAGCGGCGACTCTGGTTTTTGCCGCGATTCTACTGACCGGTCTAGGGCTATACGATCGCTTTGCCCAATGGGCCGGGGCGGGCTCGGCAGTCCCGATCACGGGGTTTGCCAATGCCATGTCCTCCTCGGCGATTGAAGCGAAAAGTGAAGGGTTGGTGCTCGGAGTTGGGGCAAACATGTTCAAAGTGGCGGGGCCTGTAATCGTCTTTGGCGTGGTGGCGGCGTTTTTTGTCACTTTGATTCGTGCGGTGCTCCCACGGATCATCGGATAG
- a CDS encoding stage V sporulation protein AB — MIREGLAAAVGLAWGVTVGSGFLALLSVLDVVPRLVQLTRFKGGLLAYQWALIAGAFMSALSEIFPMPMSLSRWVAGAWGLFAGVFVGMVAGALTEVLNVLPILARRLRLEPVLPLLVSAMVIGKMIGCLVNVLFPELSP; from the coding sequence ATGATCCGTGAGGGGCTGGCGGCAGCGGTGGGGTTGGCCTGGGGCGTGACGGTGGGGAGTGGGTTTCTGGCGCTGTTGTCCGTGTTGGACGTGGTGCCGAGGCTCGTTCAGTTGACCCGGTTTAAGGGGGGACTGTTGGCCTATCAGTGGGCACTGATCGCCGGTGCCTTTATGAGCGCGTTATCGGAAATTTTTCCCATGCCCATGAGCCTATCCCGGTGGGTGGCCGGGGCATGGGGACTTTTTGCCGGGGTATTCGTGGGGATGGTGGCCGGGGCGCTGACCGAGGTGTTGAATGTGCTGCCGATCCTGGCCCGGAGACTTCGCCTGGAGCCGGTTTTGCCGCTTCTCGTCTCGGCCATGGTCATCGGAAAGATGATCGGGTGCCTCGTGAATGTTCTATTTCCGGAGTTGTCGCCCTAG
- a CDS encoding stage V sporulation protein AA, which translates to MEVAPEVDVYIRPKERLSLRPGEYLTVGQAAEVVAVDSGGGDLRRIVVGIPVSDWSPRQGGVRVVQAIDLVAAIKRRLPHVNVHLIGPTETIVDLEDLGVSKPPWLKVTAVWLLLFVGSGLTIMNFHADVSMVRVHQRVYHLITGEYKAHPYILQIPYAFGVGLGMALFFNHLLRRKINENEPSPLEVEVFQYEQMINQYVITQEGSRQERAPDPREAHDP; encoded by the coding sequence TTGGAGGTTGCGCCGGAGGTTGATGTCTACATTCGCCCGAAGGAACGGTTGAGTCTGCGGCCCGGGGAGTACCTGACCGTCGGCCAGGCGGCGGAGGTGGTGGCGGTCGACTCCGGCGGGGGGGACCTGAGGCGGATCGTTGTGGGAATCCCCGTTTCGGATTGGAGTCCCCGGCAGGGGGGTGTGCGGGTGGTTCAAGCCATTGACCTGGTGGCGGCCATCAAACGGCGCCTGCCTCACGTTAACGTTCATTTGATCGGGCCGACGGAGACGATCGTCGATCTGGAGGACCTCGGCGTCTCGAAACCGCCTTGGCTCAAGGTCACGGCGGTGTGGCTTCTGCTTTTCGTCGGTTCCGGATTGACAATCATGAACTTCCACGCCGACGTGAGCATGGTCCGGGTCCACCAGCGGGTGTATCACCTGATCACCGGTGAATACAAGGCCCACCCTTACATTTTACAAATTCCCTATGCCTTTGGGGTTGGACTGGGGATGGCCCTGTTCTTTAACCATCTGCTCCGGCGAAAAATCAACGAAAATGAACCCAGCCCTCTCGAGGTGGAGGTCTTTCAGTACGAGCAGATGATCAATCAGTATGTGATCACCCAGGAGGGGAGTCGTCAGGAACGGGCGCCGGACCCGCGTGAGGCCCATGATCCGTGA
- the sigF gene encoding RNA polymerase sporulation sigma factor SigF has translation MQPERDFGSTKAKLTDQQVRELIAQSQSGDAGARETLVLFNQRLVWSVVQRFLGRGYEPEDLFQIGCIGLMKAIDKFDLSYDVKFSTYAVPMIIGEIQRFLRDDGTVKVSRSVKETARHIRRARDELAKRLGRQPHINELAEELGMDPAEVVFTQDAMRAPASIHETVFENDGDPILLMDQIADEEQEKWFDRLALTDALNRLPERERLIVFLRFFRDKTQSEVAEVLGISQVQVSRLEKKILNRIRRQLLGEDDG, from the coding sequence ATGCAACCGGAGAGGGATTTTGGTTCGACAAAAGCGAAACTGACCGATCAACAGGTCAGGGAACTGATCGCGCAAAGTCAATCCGGGGATGCGGGGGCCCGGGAGACCCTGGTTCTCTTTAACCAGCGGTTGGTCTGGTCGGTGGTTCAGCGCTTTTTGGGTCGGGGCTACGAGCCCGAGGATCTGTTCCAGATCGGGTGTATCGGGCTGATGAAGGCGATCGATAAGTTTGATCTCAGTTACGACGTGAAATTCTCCACCTATGCCGTTCCGATGATCATCGGCGAAATTCAGCGTTTTTTGCGGGATGACGGCACGGTGAAAGTGAGCCGATCGGTCAAGGAAACCGCTCGGCATATCCGAAGGGCCCGGGACGAGCTGGCGAAACGTTTGGGTCGGCAACCTCATATCAATGAGCTTGCCGAGGAGCTGGGGATGGACCCGGCGGAAGTGGTGTTCACCCAGGATGCCATGAGGGCACCGGCTTCGATTCACGAGACGGTGTTTGAGAACGACGGGGACCCGATCTTACTGATGGACCAAATCGCCGACGAGGAACAAGAGAAGTGGTTTGATCGCCTGGCGCTCACCGATGCGTTAAACCGGCTGCCTGAGCGGGAGAGGCTGATCGTGTTCCTTCGCTTTTTCAGGGACAAGACCCAATCGGAAGTGGCGGAAGTGCTGGGGATTTCTCAAGTCCAGGTCAGTCGCTTGGAAAAAAAGATTCTGAACCGGATCCGCCGGCAACTTCTCGGTGAGGATGACGGGTAG
- the spoIIAB gene encoding anti-sigma F factor, producing MSATRNVMRLEFSSRSENESFARVAVAAFVAQLDPTVEELTEIKTAVSEAVTNAIIHGYGDREGMVSITCTLEGDVVEIMIDDQGVGIEDIELARQPMYTSRPDLERSGMGFTIMENFVDKVEITSRPRQGTRVRLVKRLKSRTTSEH from the coding sequence ATGAGCGCGACACGGAATGTGATGCGATTGGAATTCTCCAGTCGATCGGAAAACGAATCCTTCGCCCGGGTGGCCGTTGCCGCATTTGTCGCTCAGCTTGATCCGACCGTGGAGGAACTTACCGAGATTAAGACCGCAGTCTCGGAAGCGGTGACCAATGCCATCATTCACGGATACGGGGACCGGGAAGGGATGGTGAGCATCACCTGCACCCTTGAGGGAGACGTGGTGGAGATTATGATAGACGACCAAGGAGTGGGCATCGAGGATATCGAGTTGGCCCGTCAGCCCATGTATACCTCTCGCCCGGATTTGGAGCGGTCGGGAATGGGCTTTACAATCATGGAAAATTTCGTGGACAAAGTCGAAATCACGTCCCGCCCCCGCCAAGGTACCCGGGTGCGCCTGGTCAAGCGGTTGAAGAGCCGGACGACGTCGGAACACTAG
- the spoIIAA gene encoding anti-sigma F factor antagonist, which produces MSLEVEAVHRSGVVVARLRGELDHHTSDGVRAKVDALLEETGSIRLLWNLSDLSFMDSSGLGVLLGRYRRISQRGGKMACCGLTAPVRKLLELSGVLRIVPVYEDESGGIAALREA; this is translated from the coding sequence ATGTCTCTAGAGGTGGAGGCGGTGCATCGGTCGGGGGTTGTGGTGGCCCGGTTGCGGGGAGAGTTGGACCATCATACATCGGACGGGGTGCGGGCCAAGGTGGACGCGCTTTTGGAAGAGACCGGGTCGATTCGGTTGCTGTGGAACCTGTCGGATTTGTCTTTCATGGACAGTTCAGGTCTCGGGGTGCTGCTGGGCCGGTATCGCAGGATCAGCCAGCGCGGCGGGAAGATGGCCTGCTGCGGCTTGACGGCGCCCGTGCGGAAACTGTTGGAGTTGTCCGGGGTGCTGCGCATCGTGCCGGTGTATGAGGACGAGTCCGGCGGCATCGCCGCATTGAGGGAGGCCTAG
- a CDS encoding ABC transporter ATP-binding protein, with the protein MALLELRHVSKDWEVGPGTTTTILKDVSLKVEEGDFVALLGPSGSGKSTLLRIIAGLIPPTEGQVLYHGRPVDGVAPGVAMIFQNFALFPWLTVLENVELGLERTDIPPAEKRKRALQVIDMVGLDGFETAFPKELSGGMRQRVGFGRALVAEPDVLLMDEPFSALDVLTAENLRRDLLELWLEKKIRTKAIVLVTHSIEEAVYLASRAVVLSRDPAQVVTDIRITLPHWRDKQSPTFLSLVDQLYAIITRRTPVAEAVPAAAKSMTRVPEVRSGALTGLLELLDDLESRTDLYKLADNLMLDVEDFLPIVEGAELLGLVKVEHGDIELTDVGRRFADASVLERKEIFRDLVLKKVPTMEKMLWVLQSKRNKQIAREFFLQIFERRFSPEEAAKQLDILIDWGRYAELFGYDEQGGRLYLEGEEDAP; encoded by the coding sequence ATGGCTCTGCTAGAATTGCGCCACGTGTCCAAGGACTGGGAAGTGGGGCCGGGTACGACAACGACGATCCTCAAAGATGTCTCGCTCAAAGTGGAAGAGGGGGATTTTGTCGCCCTCCTCGGCCCTTCGGGGTCGGGCAAATCGACTCTATTGCGGATTATCGCCGGGCTGATTCCCCCCACCGAGGGTCAGGTGTTGTACCACGGCCGGCCGGTGGACGGGGTGGCGCCAGGAGTGGCGATGATTTTTCAAAACTTTGCCCTGTTTCCGTGGCTGACGGTGTTGGAGAATGTCGAACTCGGGTTAGAGCGGACCGACATCCCGCCTGCAGAAAAAAGGAAGCGGGCGTTGCAGGTCATCGATATGGTGGGCTTGGACGGTTTTGAGACGGCGTTTCCGAAGGAGTTGTCCGGCGGGATGAGACAGCGGGTGGGTTTTGGCCGGGCCCTGGTGGCCGAACCCGATGTCCTCCTCATGGATGAACCCTTTTCGGCCCTGGACGTGCTGACCGCTGAGAATCTGCGCCGGGATCTGTTGGAATTGTGGCTTGAGAAAAAGATTCGGACCAAAGCCATTGTCCTCGTTACCCACAGTATCGAGGAGGCGGTGTACTTGGCCAGCCGGGCCGTGGTGCTTTCCCGGGACCCCGCTCAGGTGGTGACGGACATCCGAATCACTCTGCCGCACTGGCGGGATAAACAGTCCCCGACTTTTCTTTCGTTGGTGGATCAACTCTACGCCATTATCACCCGACGAACTCCCGTGGCCGAAGCGGTGCCTGCGGCGGCCAAATCGATGACCCGGGTGCCGGAGGTGCGTTCGGGCGCCCTCACGGGACTGTTGGAGCTGTTGGATGACCTGGAAAGCCGGACGGATTTGTATAAATTGGCGGACAACCTGATGCTGGATGTGGAAGATTTTCTCCCCATTGTCGAAGGGGCCGAACTCTTGGGGTTGGTCAAGGTGGAGCATGGCGACATTGAGCTGACCGACGTCGGGCGTCGCTTCGCCGACGCCAGCGTGCTGGAGAGGAAGGAAATTTTTCGCGATCTGGTGTTAAAAAAGGTCCCGACCATGGAGAAAATGTTATGGGTACTTCAGTCAAAACGGAATAAGCAGATTGCCAGGGAATTTTTTCTGCAGATTTTCGAGCGGAGGTTCAGTCCGGAAGAGGCGGCCAAGCAACTGGATATTCTTATCGACTGGGGGCGCTATGCGGAACTGTTCGGCTACGACGAACAGGGAGGGCGTTTGTATCTTGAAGGGGAAGAGGACGCGCCGTGA